A region of Longimicrobium sp. DNA encodes the following proteins:
- a CDS encoding type II toxin-antitoxin system RelE/ParE family toxin, whose amino-acid sequence MEYGVRWSHLAIRDLLDIHDYTARHLHASSRPLVAKLFKGVQRLDIFPRSGRAVPGWEDPDWREVIVPPFRVIYRIEGREVTISRVYHSRRSLPSHPDRFL is encoded by the coding sequence GTGGAGTACGGAGTAAGGTGGTCGCATCTCGCCATCCGTGACCTCCTCGACATCCACGACTACACTGCCCGCCACTTACACGCCAGCAGCCGTCCGCTAGTAGCCAAGTTGTTTAAAGGGGTACAAAGACTCGATATATTCCCGCGTTCCGGCCGCGCCGTACCCGGCTGGGAAGACCCGGACTGGCGAGAAGTCATCGTACCGCCGTTCCGGGTCATCTACCGGATTGAGGGCCGGGAAGTAACGATATCCCGGGTATATCACTCGCGGCGATCGCTCCCGTCGCACCCGGACCGGTTCCTCTGA